A genomic window from Candidatus Nitrosoglobus terrae includes:
- the wecB gene encoding non-hydrolyzing UDP-N-acetylglucosamine 2-epimerase, whose translation MSLPKKTVMCIVGARPNFMKIAPIMAALDGLAPLSLIHTGQHYDAAMQLLFFQQLGIPKPDINLEVGSGSHGWQTGQIMQRFEPIIETTDPVAVLVVGDVNSTIACALVATKKQVPVIHVEAGLRSFDRSMPEEINRVLTDQLAQLLFTTERSARGNLLREGVEDHRIHFVGNVMIDSLFNHCSKAVIAKETLMKSRGEGAVESCAKGYAILTLHRPSNVDEITTLQRIILLLQQISERIPIVFPVHPRTNAALDRSGLRQKLAQIPGIFPIPPVGYLEMLGLLKKARLVLTDSGGVQEETTALGIPCITLRDNTERPITVEEGTNTVAGIALERVLSIVDDILATGGKSGRIPEFWDGKAAFRIRDVMLGWLDDLK comes from the coding sequence ATGAGTCTGCCTAAAAAAACAGTGATGTGTATTGTGGGTGCTCGGCCTAATTTTATGAAGATTGCACCGATTATGGCAGCACTTGATGGTTTGGCACCCTTAAGCTTAATACATACTGGGCAGCACTATGATGCAGCCATGCAGTTGCTATTTTTTCAGCAACTGGGCATACCTAAGCCGGATATTAATCTTGAAGTTGGCAGCGGTAGCCATGGCTGGCAGACTGGGCAAATCATGCAACGTTTTGAACCTATAATAGAAACAACAGATCCAGTTGCAGTATTAGTGGTCGGGGATGTTAACTCGACCATTGCCTGCGCGTTGGTAGCTACCAAGAAACAAGTCCCTGTTATTCATGTTGAGGCAGGTTTACGCAGCTTTGATCGCAGTATGCCAGAGGAGATAAATCGGGTCTTAACTGATCAGCTGGCCCAGCTATTGTTTACCACTGAACGGTCGGCTAGGGGAAATTTATTGCGAGAGGGTGTAGAAGATCATCGTATTCACTTTGTCGGCAATGTTATGATTGATAGCCTATTTAATCATTGCTCAAAGGCAGTTATAGCCAAAGAAACACTGATGAAATCTAGAGGAGAGGGTGCGGTAGAATCCTGTGCTAAAGGCTATGCAATATTAACCTTGCATCGTCCATCTAATGTAGATGAAATTACTACCTTACAGCGTATAATTCTGCTACTTCAGCAAATTAGTGAGCGTATCCCGATTGTTTTTCCAGTGCACCCCCGTACAAATGCAGCGCTTGATCGAAGTGGTTTACGTCAAAAATTAGCACAAATCCCGGGGATATTCCCTATCCCTCCAGTAGGTTATTTAGAGATGCTTGGATTACTAAAGAAAGCTCGGTTAGTACTCACAGATTCTGGAGGAGTACAAGAAGAAACCACTGCTTTGGGGATTCCTTGTATCACTTTACGCGATAATACGGAACGTCCTATTACGGTAGAAGAAGGAACGAATACAGTCGCAGGTATTGCTTTGGAACGAGTACTTTCAATTGTTGATGATATTTTAGCTACAGGCGGGAAATCTGGCCGTATTCCAGAGTTTTGGGATGGAAAAGCTGCCTTTAGAATTCGAGATGTTATGTTGGGTTGGTTAGATGATCTAAAGTAA
- a CDS encoding TIGR03088 family PEP-CTERM/XrtA system glycosyltransferase, whose translation MIVSSLRRGQPYAVVFNHKNRPVIAHVIFRLQIGGLENGLVNLINHTADRYQHIIICLRDFSSIFAQRIQQPNLPIYALHKREGKDIAIYFRFWRLIRNIKPDIIHTRNLAALEMQGSAALAGVRARIHGEHGWDVQDPEGKNWRYRWLRRLHQPLIHQYIAVSQHIANYLHQGVNVPLSRINPICNGVDTERFYPKRDLSVLPTGFASEDSLVIGTVGRLEPIKDQVTLVHAFVKLVNQIPSGKNYLRLVIVGAGSLHPKIEALIAESDLTHLVWLAGDRDDIPVLLQAMDIFTLPSLAEGISNTILEAMATGLPVVATHVGGNPELVIDSVTGVLVPAADPQAISGALVNYVDNRELIRMHGHTARQRAEEKFGIKSMVARYTALYDSLLEAQT comes from the coding sequence ATGATTGTATCTTCTCTAAGAAGAGGTCAGCCCTATGCTGTGGTTTTTAACCATAAAAATCGACCCGTGATTGCCCATGTGATCTTCCGGTTGCAAATAGGTGGCTTAGAAAATGGGCTTGTTAATCTGATTAATCATACTGCTGATAGGTATCAGCATATTATCATTTGCCTGCGAGATTTCTCATCAATTTTTGCTCAGCGTATTCAACAGCCTAATTTGCCTATCTATGCATTGCATAAACGAGAAGGGAAGGATATAGCCATTTACTTTCGATTTTGGCGGCTGATACGTAATATTAAACCTGACATTATTCATACGCGGAACCTTGCGGCCTTGGAAATGCAAGGATCTGCTGCACTAGCAGGAGTAAGAGCACGCATTCATGGTGAGCATGGCTGGGATGTTCAGGATCCGGAGGGAAAAAATTGGCGCTATCGCTGGTTACGTCGCTTACATCAACCGTTAATACATCAATATATTGCGGTATCACAACATATTGCTAACTATTTACATCAAGGAGTAAATGTACCACTTTCCCGTATCAATCCTATTTGTAATGGTGTTGACACAGAACGTTTTTATCCTAAGCGAGATCTCTCAGTATTACCCACAGGATTTGCCAGTGAAGACAGTTTAGTAATTGGGACTGTTGGCCGGCTTGAACCTATTAAGGATCAAGTTACTTTAGTGCACGCTTTTGTAAAATTAGTGAATCAAATACCAAGTGGTAAAAATTATTTACGACTTGTTATTGTAGGCGCTGGATCTCTGCATCCTAAGATTGAAGCCCTTATTGCAGAGTCAGATCTTACTCATCTTGTTTGGTTAGCAGGTGATCGTGACGATATACCCGTATTGTTACAAGCTATGGATATATTTACTTTGCCTTCGTTAGCAGAAGGAATTTCCAACACTATATTAGAGGCCATGGCAACAGGTTTACCTGTAGTGGCCACCCATGTAGGAGGAAATCCAGAATTAGTGATAGATTCTGTAACTGGGGTTTTGGTACCTGCCGCTGATCCCCAAGCTATATCGGGAGCTTTAGTCAATTATGTTGATAATCGAGAATTGATAAGAATGCATGGTCATACAGCACGCCAGCGCGCTGAAGAGAAATTTGGGATTAAATCCATGGTAGCTCGCTATACTGCATTATATGATTCTTTACTAGAAGCTCAGACTTAA
- a CDS encoding XrtA/PEP-CTERM system amidotransferase encodes MCGIAGIFDLYERRPIDADILSRMNDIQSHRGPDDRGIHIESGIGFAHRRLSIIDLSFGHQPLSNEDGTVWVIFNGEIYNFKALMDDLSRRGHIFRTRCDTEVIVHAWEEWGEKCVHRFRGMFAFAIWDRKQETVFLARDRLGIKPLYYGLLPDKRLVFGSELKALLVHPDLPRHLDPLAVEDYFAFGYIPDPRTIFSSVHKLAPGHTLTLCRGSVIPEPRQYWDAIFEPRALELEETIEKTLVEKIREAVDIRLIADVPLGAFLSGGVDSSAVVAMMAQLSDKPVHTCSIGFSDPAFDESNYAQQVAHRYGTDHYHAQVNQDDFGLVDRLAGIYDEPYADSSAIPTYRVCELARQQVKVALSGDGGDELFAGYRRYRWHLHEQRIRDLLPLSLRRPLFGRLGRIYPKLDWAPRVFRAKTTFQALARDTVEAYFHSVAIISEGLRNSFFSEDMRRDLQGYSALEVLKEHACHGPKHPLLQVQYLDMKTYLPGDILTKVDRASMAHGLEVRVPLLDHPLVEWVGTLDPSLKYQSGEGKYIFKRALRPYLSDEILYRPKMGFAVPLAAWFRGPLRERVRTVVTGRNLTETGFFEMKSLQRLVDQHLSGLRDYSAPIWSLLMFEAFLRQTLKGESAITHESESPFRKVV; translated from the coding sequence ATGTGTGGCATAGCAGGTATTTTTGATCTCTACGAGCGCCGTCCTATTGACGCTGACATTCTCTCTCGTATGAATGATATTCAGAGTCATCGAGGACCAGATGATAGGGGCATTCATATTGAATCGGGTATTGGTTTTGCGCATCGCCGTCTTTCTATCATTGATTTATCCTTTGGTCATCAACCATTGAGTAATGAGGATGGTACAGTTTGGGTAATTTTCAATGGTGAGATCTATAATTTTAAGGCGCTAATGGATGATCTGAGTCGTCGTGGCCATATTTTTCGCACCCGATGTGATACAGAGGTTATAGTCCACGCTTGGGAGGAGTGGGGAGAGAAATGTGTACATCGCTTCCGGGGCATGTTTGCCTTTGCTATATGGGATCGGAAACAGGAAACGGTCTTTCTGGCTCGGGATAGATTAGGCATTAAACCACTTTACTATGGACTACTGCCCGATAAGCGTTTAGTTTTTGGCTCTGAGCTTAAGGCGTTATTAGTACACCCAGATTTACCTCGTCATCTTGATCCTTTAGCAGTAGAAGATTACTTTGCCTTTGGATATATTCCAGATCCACGTACTATTTTCTCTAGCGTCCATAAGTTAGCGCCGGGGCATACGCTGACGTTATGTCGGGGATCAGTAATACCAGAACCACGACAATACTGGGATGCCATTTTTGAGCCAAGAGCATTAGAGTTAGAAGAAACCATAGAAAAGACTTTAGTTGAGAAGATTCGTGAAGCGGTCGATATTAGATTGATTGCAGACGTACCTCTGGGTGCGTTTCTCTCTGGAGGCGTAGATTCCAGTGCTGTTGTAGCGATGATGGCTCAGCTTTCGGATAAACCGGTACATACCTGCTCAATTGGGTTTTCAGACCCTGCATTTGATGAGTCTAATTATGCACAGCAAGTCGCCCATCGCTATGGTACTGATCATTACCATGCTCAGGTGAATCAGGATGATTTTGGGCTGGTTGATCGCTTAGCTGGAATTTATGATGAGCCTTATGCTGACTCATCAGCAATTCCCACCTATAGGGTTTGTGAGCTTGCTCGCCAACAAGTAAAAGTTGCCTTATCTGGCGATGGAGGGGATGAGCTTTTCGCAGGCTATCGACGTTACCGGTGGCACTTACATGAGCAGCGAATACGTGATTTATTACCATTAAGTTTACGACGACCGTTATTTGGTAGGCTTGGGCGAATTTATCCCAAGCTGGATTGGGCTCCTCGCGTTTTTCGTGCTAAAACCACTTTTCAGGCACTAGCACGAGATACTGTTGAAGCTTACTTTCACAGTGTAGCGATAATCTCGGAGGGATTACGTAATAGTTTTTTCAGTGAAGATATGCGCCGTGATCTTCAAGGCTATAGCGCACTGGAGGTTTTAAAAGAGCATGCCTGCCATGGACCTAAGCACCCATTGTTGCAGGTACAGTACTTAGATATGAAGACTTACTTACCTGGAGATATCCTGACTAAGGTAGATCGGGCGAGCATGGCCCATGGGCTTGAAGTACGGGTACCGTTATTAGATCATCCACTTGTAGAGTGGGTTGGGACGCTTGACCCTAGCCTTAAATATCAAAGCGGGGAAGGTAAATATATATTTAAACGAGCTTTACGCCCTTATCTTTCGGATGAGATCTTGTATCGGCCGAAAATGGGCTTTGCAGTACCCCTTGCAGCTTGGTTTCGAGGACCATTACGTGAACGGGTACGGACGGTGGTTACTGGAAGAAATTTAACTGAAACTGGTTTTTTTGAGATGAAATCTCTGCAACGGCTTGTTGATCAGCATTTATCAGGATTACGAGATTATAGTGCACCTATTTGGTCTCTTTTGATGTTTGAGGCATTTTTACGACAAACTCTTAAAGGGGAAAGCGCTATAACTCATGAGTCTGAGAGTCCGTTTCGTAAAGTGGTATAA
- a CDS encoding phenylacetate--CoA ligase family protein: MQRSLYTKLVASALFPLHERLKGHTTTQILKRLEKSQWLPPEKLESLRIERLRVFLKEAQLHAPYYRDLFHQIKFLPEQLTSLQDLQQIPLLDKSTIREYALKLKADNIDTLMPFNTGGSTGEPLIFYLSKDRVSHDVAAKWRATRWWGVDIGDPEVVIWGSPIELKSQDRLRKWRDHLLRSRLLPAFEMSKHNLDYFIAEIQRLCPKMLFGYPSAIAHVARHAQEYGAQMNTLGIRVAFVTGERLYNNQRLLIEEVFGCSVANGYGGRDAGFIAHQCQAGSLHIMAEDIVVELIDHKGKSVPMGDSGEIVITHLATNGFPFIRYRTGDIAAFDDQRCICGRSLPVVKEIQGRTTDFIVALDGTVMHGLALIYVLRDLSGVRSFKIIQESKAEIRVLVIPTEKYDNLTGDLIRRGFQDRLGKEVSVIVNLVTEIPPERSGKFRYVVSHVITHP; encoded by the coding sequence GTGCAGCGTAGCTTGTATACAAAGCTAGTAGCTTCTGCGTTATTTCCTTTGCATGAGCGGCTTAAAGGTCATACCACTACGCAAATTCTTAAACGGCTAGAAAAATCACAATGGCTGCCCCCTGAGAAGCTTGAATCTCTTCGTATTGAACGGCTACGAGTATTTCTCAAAGAAGCACAATTACATGCGCCTTATTATCGAGATTTATTTCACCAGATAAAGTTTTTGCCAGAGCAGCTAACTAGCCTTCAAGATCTTCAACAAATCCCTTTATTAGATAAATCGACGATCCGCGAGTATGCTTTAAAGCTTAAAGCAGATAATATAGATACCTTAATGCCGTTTAACACCGGTGGCTCAACGGGTGAACCGCTTATTTTTTATCTTAGTAAAGATAGGGTTAGCCATGACGTGGCTGCTAAATGGCGAGCAACTCGATGGTGGGGAGTGGATATTGGCGATCCAGAAGTTGTCATATGGGGATCGCCAATAGAGCTTAAGAGTCAAGATCGGCTGCGAAAATGGCGGGATCATCTTCTACGTAGCCGCTTACTGCCGGCATTTGAGATGTCTAAGCATAATTTAGATTATTTTATCGCTGAAATTCAGCGTCTGTGCCCAAAAATGCTATTTGGCTATCCAAGCGCTATTGCCCATGTTGCAAGGCATGCACAAGAGTATGGTGCGCAGATGAATACTCTGGGTATACGGGTAGCTTTTGTCACGGGAGAGCGCCTCTATAATAATCAGCGTCTCCTTATTGAAGAGGTGTTTGGGTGTTCGGTAGCAAATGGATATGGTGGGCGTGATGCAGGTTTTATTGCCCATCAATGTCAGGCCGGCAGCCTGCATATTATGGCTGAGGATATTGTCGTGGAGCTTATCGACCATAAAGGAAAATCCGTGCCAATGGGCGATTCAGGAGAGATAGTCATTACCCATCTTGCCACTAATGGGTTTCCCTTCATCCGTTACCGTACTGGAGATATAGCCGCTTTTGATGATCAACGATGCATTTGTGGACGATCTCTTCCCGTAGTTAAAGAAATCCAGGGGCGAACTACCGATTTTATTGTGGCCTTAGATGGAACTGTAATGCACGGGTTAGCTCTAATCTATGTTTTGCGGGATCTTTCAGGAGTGAGATCATTTAAGATTATTCAAGAAAGTAAAGCTGAGATACGAGTGTTAGTAATTCCTACAGAAAAATACGATAATCTTACGGGAGATCTGATTCGGCGGGGTTTTCAAGATCGCCTTGGTAAAGAGGTTTCTGTGATTGTTAATTTAGTTACGGAAATACCTCCTGAGCGCTCAGGTAAATTTCGCTATGTTGTAAGCCATGTAATAACACACCCATAG
- a CDS encoding TIGR04063 family PEP-CTERM/XrtA system glycosyltransferase: protein MKILHVLDHSLPLQSGYSFRTWSILKQQRALGWETFHVTSPKHNVAAGKVVEKEEFDGFEFFRVLDPLSRVDKIPLLRQWVVIKALEYRLLKLIPIIKPDIIHAHSPALNGKAAIRAAKQFGIPVVYEVRAFWEDAAVDHGKHQAWGIRYRLSRNLETQVLTHADGIVTICEGLRSEIIERDVPSEKIIVVPNAVDVEQFRYSYFEDSQLRVSLGLEGKLVLGFLGSFYAYEGLDLLLQAFPKILKEYPNARVLLTGGGPQSKHLQRLALKLGLTDKVIFTGRVPNTEIYRYYNLVDIAVYPRLQMRLTDLVTPLKPLEAMAQGKLVVASDVGGHRELIRDGQTGSLFKAGNIEALASTIIALLGSPHCWDAFREAGRAFVETERTWTQSVMKYASLYSRLIDR, encoded by the coding sequence ATGAAAATCCTCCATGTCCTTGATCACTCTCTACCACTTCAAAGCGGGTATAGTTTTCGTACTTGGTCTATCCTCAAACAACAACGGGCCTTGGGCTGGGAAACTTTTCATGTCACTAGTCCTAAGCATAATGTAGCTGCAGGCAAAGTGGTAGAAAAAGAAGAGTTTGATGGATTTGAGTTTTTTCGGGTCTTAGATCCATTAAGTAGGGTAGATAAAATTCCTCTTCTACGGCAATGGGTGGTTATTAAAGCATTAGAATATAGGCTACTAAAATTAATTCCAATAATAAAACCTGATATTATACATGCTCACTCACCCGCCCTAAATGGTAAGGCTGCTATTCGTGCTGCCAAACAATTTGGGATACCCGTAGTTTATGAAGTACGAGCCTTCTGGGAAGATGCTGCCGTAGATCATGGAAAACATCAAGCATGGGGAATACGTTATCGCTTATCCCGAAATTTAGAAACTCAGGTATTAACCCATGCAGATGGTATTGTGACTATATGTGAAGGACTCCGGAGTGAGATTATTGAGCGGGATGTTCCGTCAGAAAAAATTATTGTGGTACCTAATGCAGTTGATGTTGAACAGTTTCGTTATAGTTATTTTGAAGATTCTCAGCTGCGAGTTTCTCTAGGGCTTGAAGGGAAATTAGTTTTAGGGTTTCTAGGTTCATTTTACGCTTATGAAGGATTGGATCTATTATTACAAGCTTTCCCAAAGATTCTAAAAGAATATCCAAATGCTCGAGTGTTGTTGACTGGCGGGGGACCTCAGAGTAAACATTTACAACGGCTTGCTCTAAAGTTAGGGCTAACTGATAAGGTGATTTTTACTGGTCGGGTACCAAATACGGAAATATATCGCTACTATAATTTAGTGGATATTGCCGTCTACCCACGCCTTCAGATGCGACTTACAGATCTAGTGACTCCTCTTAAACCACTGGAGGCGATGGCTCAGGGAAAGCTTGTTGTAGCTTCTGATGTGGGCGGGCATCGAGAGCTGATTAGAGATGGGCAGACTGGTTCTCTCTTTAAAGCTGGAAATATAGAGGCGTTGGCCTCTACGATTATAGCTTTACTCGGGAGTCCTCATTGTTGGGATGCTTTCCGTGAGGCAGGTCGTGCTTTCGTAGAGACAGAGCGAACTTGGACGCAAAGCGTGATGAAGTATGCTTCATTATATTCCCGTCTTATAGATAGATAA
- a CDS encoding lipopolysaccharide biosynthesis protein: MASVRKSLLISTAERGSSMVLMIISTVIIARLLTPQEIGIFSIGMVLVRVADSVRDFGVSQYIICTSELTKEKMQTAQGITLLVASGLGLVLVMLAQPLANFYGELGVYKVVLVLSANFFLLPLCTVVMAYWHREMSFGRIYLVHMSAQITRFITVLTLALTGFSYMSMAWSQVAGTLAMVMVVAYFRPEIAPLRPSMHGGRSVVSFSSKAMSASIAREISEGSPELVIGKLQDVNAVGLFGRAVGTIQIFEQVILASIRPVILPYFSKHKRQGKSIKYHYLQALTYVTGLAWPFYGCLFFLAGPVIRLLYGPQWVSSVPIAEILCFMGVLRILFSLNQELAVALSNPGVTLRINIISGIFKLAILIITVPYGLKAAALGLIAATIIQILLWIRSLQKLLGIDIAGYLQSLSKSMLVTLVSVLPIMPLWFAYDNLWDVSVNEFVITALGAAGAWIIALWVVHHPLADEITHALRAFRKNSAAML; the protein is encoded by the coding sequence TTGGCTAGCGTTCGTAAGAGCTTACTGATTTCAACAGCAGAGCGCGGTTCTTCGATGGTTTTAATGATCATCTCTACGGTAATTATTGCGCGGTTATTAACCCCTCAAGAAATAGGCATTTTCTCTATTGGTATGGTATTAGTGAGGGTTGCTGATTCAGTACGAGATTTTGGTGTTAGCCAGTATATCATTTGCACCTCTGAGCTGACTAAAGAGAAAATGCAGACAGCTCAAGGGATTACCTTACTGGTAGCCTCAGGATTAGGGTTAGTGCTTGTTATGTTGGCTCAACCTCTGGCGAATTTCTACGGTGAGCTTGGAGTATATAAAGTAGTATTAGTTTTATCAGCTAATTTCTTTCTGCTGCCATTGTGTACTGTAGTCATGGCTTATTGGCACCGTGAAATGAGTTTTGGGCGTATTTATTTAGTGCATATGAGCGCCCAGATAACCCGGTTTATAACCGTACTTACTCTTGCGTTAACAGGTTTTAGTTATATGAGTATGGCTTGGTCGCAAGTCGCAGGTACGCTTGCTATGGTGATGGTGGTTGCCTATTTTCGTCCTGAAATAGCCCCGCTACGCCCCTCTATGCATGGTGGGCGTTCTGTAGTTTCTTTTTCGTCAAAAGCAATGAGTGCAAGTATTGCCCGTGAGATAAGCGAGGGTTCTCCTGAATTGGTTATTGGTAAACTACAGGATGTTAATGCAGTGGGTCTATTCGGGCGCGCAGTCGGTACTATCCAGATATTTGAGCAAGTTATTCTAGCTTCTATCCGTCCGGTAATATTACCTTATTTTTCTAAGCATAAGCGTCAAGGAAAAAGTATTAAATATCATTATTTGCAAGCATTGACTTATGTAACAGGATTAGCCTGGCCTTTTTATGGGTGTCTATTTTTTCTGGCTGGACCCGTGATTCGGTTACTGTATGGCCCTCAATGGGTATCTTCGGTACCCATTGCTGAGATTCTCTGCTTTATGGGTGTCTTACGGATTTTGTTCTCCCTTAATCAAGAACTTGCTGTTGCACTAAGTAATCCAGGGGTAACACTACGTATTAATATTATTAGTGGTATTTTTAAACTTGCTATATTAATAATTACTGTTCCTTACGGGTTAAAGGCTGCCGCCCTAGGTTTAATAGCCGCCACTATTATCCAGATTCTCCTATGGATCAGATCGTTACAAAAACTTCTTGGCATTGATATAGCGGGATATCTTCAATCACTTAGTAAGAGCATGTTGGTAACTTTGGTAAGTGTCCTACCTATTATGCCCCTATGGTTTGCCTATGATAACCTGTGGGATGTTTCAGTAAATGAGTTTGTAATAACCGCTCTAGGGGCAGCAGGGGCATGGATAATTGCTTTATGGGTAGTTCACCATCCTTTAGCGGATGAAATAACCCATGCATTGCGTGCATTCCGAAAAAATTCTGCTGCAATGCTGTGA
- a CDS encoding glycosyltransferase family 4 protein — protein sequence MLKIGLIGPLPPPSGGMANQTLQLASLLRQSNIQVELIQVNAPYHPMWISQFHGLRAIARLLPYLFQLWRVSGRVNVFHIMGNSGWSWYLFAAPAIWIGSWHGVRVVLNYRGGEAGVFFERSFRWIRSTLKRVNQIIVPSGFLEDIFSRYGFSVSIVPNIINLSRFSPQGRSKNLATTDPHIVVSRNLESIYDIPTAIHTLKAVHRQFPTARMTIAGSGAELESLQALAHELELSDSIYFTGRIDNDSMANLYDSAHIVLNTSLVDNMPISILEALASGVPVVSTAAGGIPYLITHRIDGLLTSLRDAEALAACIIELLKNADLRNRIISAGLDKVRQFQWDSVRPKLFAAYGYSTTDDRYNLSQAGSGAA from the coding sequence TTGCTTAAGATTGGCTTGATTGGTCCATTACCTCCGCCGAGCGGTGGTATGGCAAATCAGACTTTGCAGCTGGCCAGTTTGCTACGTCAGTCAAATATCCAAGTTGAGTTGATCCAGGTGAACGCCCCTTATCATCCAATGTGGATAAGCCAGTTTCATGGTTTAAGGGCAATAGCGCGTTTGTTGCCTTATTTATTCCAACTATGGAGAGTATCAGGACGGGTGAATGTATTTCATATTATGGGAAACTCTGGTTGGTCTTGGTATCTTTTTGCAGCGCCTGCTATATGGATTGGCTCTTGGCATGGGGTGCGTGTTGTTCTGAATTATCGGGGAGGAGAAGCTGGGGTATTTTTTGAGAGATCATTTCGCTGGATTCGATCTACCCTAAAGCGGGTTAATCAGATTATTGTACCCTCGGGGTTTCTTGAGGATATCTTTTCTAGATATGGATTCTCAGTATCAATTGTGCCTAATATTATTAATTTGTCGAGATTCTCTCCACAGGGGCGATCTAAAAATTTAGCTACTACTGATCCGCATATTGTTGTCTCTCGGAATTTAGAATCCATTTATGATATTCCTACCGCTATACATACGCTGAAAGCAGTACATCGTCAGTTTCCTACGGCTCGAATGACGATTGCAGGGTCAGGAGCTGAGTTAGAGTCATTACAAGCTTTGGCTCATGAGTTAGAACTTTCCGATAGCATTTACTTTACAGGTAGAATTGATAACGATTCTATGGCGAATCTTTATGATTCTGCTCATATAGTATTGAATACCAGCTTGGTTGATAATATGCCTATTTCGATTTTAGAAGCACTCGCAAGTGGCGTACCTGTTGTGAGTACTGCTGCTGGGGGTATTCCTTATTTAATCACCCATCGTATCGATGGGCTTCTTACCTCTTTAAGGGATGCTGAGGCTTTAGCTGCCTGTATTATAGAGCTATTAAAAAACGCTGATCTTCGGAATAGGATCATCTCTGCGGGTTTGGATAAAGTACGGCAATTTCAATGGGATTCAGTGCGGCCAAAATTATTTGCCGCTTATGGCTATTCAACAACCGATGATAGATATAACTTAAGTCAGGCGGGATCAGGTGCAGCGTAG